One segment of Caldanaerobius polysaccharolyticus DSM 13641 DNA contains the following:
- the metK gene encoding methionine adenosyltransferase: protein MARSFFTSEAVTEGHPDKICDQISDAILDEIIANDPDAKVACETVATTGMVLVMGEITTSCYVDIPRIVREVIADIGYTRAKFGFDAETCAVITSIKEQSSDIAIGVNQSLELKKGIDEDKELSMIGAGDQGMMFGYACNETPELMPMPIMLAQKLAKKLADVRKSGELGYLRPDGKTQVTVEYNDGKPTRVDAVVVSTQHAPEVDHDTIERDIIQHVIKAVIPPELLDENTRYFINPTGRFVIGGPHGDTGLTGRKIIVDTYGGFARHGGGAFSGKDPTKVDRSGAFAARYVAKNIVAAGLADKCEVELAYAIGVARPISISVDTFGTGKVSDERLVDLIKENFDLRPAAIIKAFDLRRPIYRQISVYGPFGRTDLDLPWEKTDKADILRRQVLGC from the coding sequence ATGGCAAGATCGTTTTTTACTTCGGAAGCTGTAACTGAAGGTCATCCTGACAAGATATGCGATCAGATATCCGATGCTATTCTAGATGAGATAATAGCTAATGATCCCGACGCAAAGGTTGCTTGCGAGACGGTTGCAACTACAGGTATGGTTCTTGTCATGGGTGAGATAACCACATCTTGTTATGTGGATATACCCCGTATAGTGAGAGAGGTTATTGCAGATATAGGCTATACCAGGGCTAAGTTCGGTTTTGATGCAGAAACCTGTGCTGTTATTACATCTATAAAAGAGCAATCGTCGGATATTGCTATTGGAGTTAACCAGTCTTTAGAGTTGAAAAAAGGGATTGATGAAGATAAAGAGTTGAGCATGATAGGGGCAGGAGATCAGGGCATGATGTTTGGCTACGCGTGCAATGAAACCCCTGAGCTGATGCCTATGCCTATAATGTTGGCACAAAAGCTGGCTAAGAAACTGGCAGATGTGAGGAAGAGCGGAGAGTTGGGCTATTTGAGGCCTGACGGCAAGACCCAGGTAACTGTAGAGTACAATGACGGTAAGCCCACCAGGGTGGATGCGGTGGTGGTGTCAACTCAACATGCACCGGAAGTAGATCACGATACGATTGAAAGGGATATTATCCAGCACGTGATTAAAGCGGTGATTCCGCCGGAATTATTGGATGAAAATACCCGGTATTTCATCAACCCCACGGGAAGATTTGTAATTGGAGGGCCCCATGGCGATACAGGTTTGACAGGAAGGAAAATTATAGTGGATACATATGGCGGTTTTGCAAGACATGGAGGAGGAGCATTTTCTGGAAAAGATCCTACAAAGGTAGATCGTTCTGGCGCTTTTGCGGCCAGGTATGTGGCTAAAAACATCGTAGCTGCGGGGCTTGCTGATAAGTGCGAGGTGGAGTTGGCATACGCTATAGGCGTTGCCCGTCCTATTTCTATCTCGGTAGATACTTTTGGAACAGGGAAAGTGAGTGATGAGCGCTTAGTCGACTTGATAAAAGAGAATTTTGATTTAAGGCCTGCCGCGATCATCAAAGCATTTGACCTCAGAAGGCCTATTTACAGGCAGATTTCAGTATACGGGCCTTTTGGGCGCACTGATCTAGATCTCCCATGGGAGAAGACGGACAAAGCCGATATTCTTAGGCGTCAGGTGTTAGGTTGTTAA
- a CDS encoding sigma-70 family RNA polymerase sigma factor, with translation MDYIDELAIKGKEGDKKAVEVLAQRLKPLIVSCACRYNRYEVEDLIQDGYVMLLECVKDYEVQRGPFLAYFKTRLKYYILNQLRKGKESLPLIEGLVSSSDEKETEMFEAMEIADLKKALMTLSPKQRDVIIRYYFKGETLSEIAKSYKKHYMSVVRLKERALDKLKKQLIK, from the coding sequence ATGGATTACATCGATGAACTGGCGATTAAAGGAAAAGAAGGCGACAAAAAAGCCGTTGAGGTGCTGGCGCAGAGGTTAAAGCCCCTTATTGTGTCTTGTGCCTGTAGATACAATCGCTATGAGGTTGAAGATCTAATACAAGACGGGTACGTGATGTTGCTTGAGTGCGTAAAAGACTATGAAGTACAAAGAGGACCTTTTCTGGCGTATTTCAAGACAAGGCTTAAGTACTATATTCTGAACCAGCTGCGAAAGGGCAAAGAGAGCCTGCCTCTTATAGAAGGCTTGGTATCATCTTCTGATGAAAAAGAGACAGAGATGTTTGAAGCCATGGAAATCGCTGATCTTAAGAAGGCTTTGATGACTTTAAGCCCTAAGCAGAGAGACGTCATAATACGTTACTATTTTAAAGGAGAAACGTTAAGTGAAATCGCGAAAAGTTATAAAAAACACTACATGAGCGTCGTAAGGTTAAAAGAGAGGGCTTTGGACAAGCTGAAAAAACAGTTGATAAAATAA
- a CDS encoding slipin family protein has protein sequence MNFQFATTALMVIFLIETGWWIVWMAIALTRKIYANFYFMLASFLAWGFADIMALKGLSRLENAYAVICVVLIIVPFILLPGMVSIIAEYQRGVLFRFGKLSGLLQPGLNVIFPFGIDRVWKIDLRTLTIDVAKQEVITKDNVPIMVDAVVYFNVSNPILATTQVVNYTQSTTLLAQTILRSVLGQHELDEMLTKRAELNEKLRELLDKDTDPWGIKVTAVEIKSVELPDTMKRAMAKQAEAERERRAKIISADGEYQAAQKLLQAAQLISEEPAALQLRYLQTLPEIAAEKNSTILFPLPIELLKAFSNLNKN, from the coding sequence ATGAATTTCCAGTTCGCTACAACCGCGCTGATGGTAATTTTTTTGATTGAAACCGGTTGGTGGATTGTCTGGATGGCAATAGCGTTAACCCGCAAGATTTACGCCAATTTTTACTTCATGCTGGCATCGTTTTTAGCCTGGGGCTTTGCAGACATCATGGCGCTAAAAGGCCTAAGCCGTTTAGAAAACGCGTATGCGGTAATTTGTGTAGTTTTGATCATTGTACCGTTTATATTGCTTCCAGGTATGGTTTCAATAATAGCAGAATACCAAAGAGGCGTTTTATTCAGATTCGGAAAGCTCAGCGGATTATTGCAGCCTGGACTTAACGTCATTTTCCCTTTTGGAATCGACAGGGTATGGAAAATCGATTTAAGGACCTTAACAATCGATGTGGCAAAGCAGGAGGTCATCACAAAGGACAACGTCCCCATTATGGTAGATGCTGTGGTGTACTTCAATGTTTCCAACCCCATCCTGGCAACAACACAGGTGGTAAACTATACCCAGAGCACCACTTTGCTCGCCCAAACTATACTCAGGTCCGTTTTAGGCCAGCATGAACTCGACGAAATGCTCACAAAGAGGGCCGAACTCAACGAGAAACTGCGAGAACTGCTGGATAAAGACACTGACCCTTGGGGGATTAAAGTAACCGCGGTAGAGATAAAGAGCGTGGAGCTCCCTGACACCATGAAAAGGGCTATGGCTAAACAAGCTGAAGCAGAGAGGGAAAGGAGAGCCAAAATCATTTCAGCAGACGGCGAATACCAGGCAGCGCAAAAGTTATTACAAGCAGCGCAGCTTATCTCTGAAGAACCCGCTGCACTGCAATTGAGGTATTTGCAAACGTTGCCGGAGATCGCTGCTGAAAAAAACTCCACAATACTGTTCCCATTGCCCATCGAACTGCTAAAGGCGTTTTCTAATTTAAATAAAAACTAA
- a CDS encoding aminotransferase class I/II-fold pyridoxal phosphate-dependent enzyme, producing the protein MNTDKYISDVVKNIPPSGIRKFFDLVINAKDIISLGVGEPDFTTPWLIRKEGIESLDSGKTTYTSNLGLIELRIAISQFLKNHYQLDYDPDTEIMITVGASEAIDLALRCLLNDGDEVLIPEPSYVSYAPCVALTRGVPVYVPTDDKNDFIITPDDIKAKITSRTKALILPYPNNPTGAIMKKDDLEKIIDVIVQNDIIVISDEIYSELTYDGNHVSIASLPGMKERTIVINGFSKAFAMTGWRLGYIAAAHGFIEAMNKIHQYTTICAPIMAQLAAIEGLKKCESDIVKMRNTYDLRRKLIVKEFREMGLDCFEPKGAFYIFPSIKKTGLSSEEFCHRLLREQKIAVVPGNAFGPSGEGFIRVSYAYSIDKITRATERIKNFVSKLI; encoded by the coding sequence ATGAACACCGACAAGTACATATCAGACGTGGTAAAAAATATTCCACCTTCCGGAATTCGAAAGTTTTTTGATCTGGTGATAAATGCTAAAGACATAATATCATTAGGCGTAGGTGAACCAGATTTCACAACCCCATGGCTGATCAGGAAAGAAGGCATTGAATCCCTCGATAGCGGCAAGACTACTTACACCTCTAATTTAGGGCTCATAGAGCTGCGGATTGCCATATCTCAATTTCTAAAAAACCACTACCAACTAGATTACGATCCTGACACAGAGATAATGATCACCGTAGGCGCCAGTGAGGCTATAGATCTGGCGTTGAGATGCCTGCTCAACGATGGCGATGAAGTTCTCATACCAGAACCCAGTTACGTTTCTTATGCCCCGTGCGTTGCCCTTACAAGAGGTGTCCCCGTATACGTACCTACCGACGACAAAAACGATTTTATAATAACTCCTGACGACATTAAAGCGAAAATAACCTCAAGAACAAAAGCGCTAATACTTCCATACCCCAACAACCCCACAGGCGCCATAATGAAAAAAGACGACCTGGAAAAAATAATCGATGTGATCGTTCAAAACGACATCATAGTTATATCAGACGAAATATACAGTGAGCTCACATACGATGGAAACCACGTAAGCATAGCTTCACTGCCGGGCATGAAAGAACGAACGATAGTCATCAATGGCTTTTCAAAAGCTTTTGCCATGACAGGCTGGAGGCTGGGTTACATCGCTGCTGCACATGGATTTATAGAGGCTATGAACAAGATCCATCAGTACACCACCATATGCGCTCCTATAATGGCGCAATTGGCCGCTATAGAGGGTCTCAAAAAATGCGAGAGCGACATAGTGAAAATGCGCAATACTTACGACCTTAGGCGAAAGCTGATTGTAAAAGAATTTAGAGAAATGGGCTTGGATTGCTTTGAGCCCAAGGGGGCTTTTTATATCTTCCCTTCTATTAAGAAAACAGGTCTTTCCTCTGAAGAATTCTGTCATCGCCTTTTAAGAGAACAAAAAATTGCGGTAGTACCCGGCAACGCTTTTGGCCCCAGCGGCGAAGGATTTATAAGGGTTTCATATGCTTATTCTATTGATAAAATAACCAGGGCTACAGAGCGGATAAAAAATTTTGTATCAAAGCTGATTTAG
- a CDS encoding phosphodiester glycosidase family protein, which yields MKKFILKSLLLVMASLMFTVNLKPAFGYSALDTRVQTEIVTEGVTRQYITKYTTAGWLYLSVLKVDLHNPYITLNAIFNDNKLSTKKTVLQMATTSGALAAVNGNFFDPASSNVPSQPIGVIISDNRIISYSDPGKDFATFSLTSDKIPDISLWNAVGLKVVAPDGTSAPIDRVNKFSDFNNITLYDRMWRDTTYGVSKGFPGMVEVIVDQDNTVVEVRDRQPPANIPVGGYVLASSNADKRNFLLKLKPGDGVKIQASPLLENLKTALGGGSMLVKEGKVLPPPSNKNAFPSYNSQAARTAIGYTQDKRYIILLVVDKSKPNSIGLTYNELAQEMKSLGAYNAMSFDGGGSSSMVARPYGDTELITVANGSQGNWTRPVVSGLGIFSTAPSSGVAKLVLKADDYNTYPGVPRTIKVVALDSHENPVNIDTSKITFNVQGSTGTMDGNVFTPDSPGVAVISAVYENISSSISINVLEDVAELKASSIVANPGQKKDVVIYAKDSRGKRAQLTLKDVNYKIYGDVGTVDGIAFIAGKYNRTGAISVEFMGYRLNIPVKVGTGSQFDSSQLPQATNFIDIDKGNREITDPDLKIAVIGQTKVKTLFDLLMLRNFIEEANKNNTLVVAMGDNESNLLKELNITPIVTTNKGSYTYGNSTFIVLNTSKGGIKDTDPAQWPWFKDQLQKVKTDNVFIVLPTNVWGTGGFKDPEESRLFEDVLMNIKNSGKNVWILQNGYDRVYTTVNDGIRYISTNGLSNSSLKNIHGNVYINIYVKGNVISYTVNPIFK from the coding sequence ATGAAAAAATTCATCCTAAAGTCACTCCTGCTGGTTATGGCATCATTAATGTTTACTGTAAACTTAAAACCGGCGTTTGGCTATAGCGCACTGGACACAAGAGTACAGACCGAAATCGTAACAGAAGGCGTTACGCGGCAATACATAACAAAATATACCACAGCGGGATGGCTATACCTCAGCGTGCTAAAAGTAGACCTGCACAACCCTTACATAACCCTCAATGCAATTTTTAATGATAACAAATTATCAACTAAAAAAACAGTGCTACAAATGGCTACCACATCAGGTGCCCTAGCCGCCGTAAACGGGAATTTCTTTGATCCAGCTTCCAGCAACGTCCCTTCCCAACCCATAGGGGTTATTATAAGCGACAACCGCATAATATCGTACTCTGATCCTGGTAAAGATTTTGCAACCTTCAGCCTTACATCTGATAAAATTCCCGATATTTCCCTCTGGAATGCCGTAGGTTTGAAAGTTGTAGCCCCTGATGGCACTAGTGCGCCTATAGACCGCGTCAACAAATTCAGTGATTTCAACAATATCACCTTATACGACAGGATGTGGAGGGACACCACTTACGGAGTATCTAAAGGATTTCCAGGAATGGTAGAAGTTATAGTAGATCAAGACAACACTGTCGTAGAAGTAAGGGACAGACAACCCCCTGCCAACATACCTGTAGGAGGATATGTACTGGCTTCTTCCAATGCAGATAAGAGGAATTTTCTGCTAAAGTTAAAGCCCGGCGATGGGGTTAAAATTCAAGCATCCCCTCTATTAGAAAATTTGAAGACAGCTTTAGGCGGAGGTTCTATGCTGGTAAAAGAGGGCAAGGTACTCCCGCCACCATCTAACAAAAACGCTTTTCCATCCTACAATTCTCAGGCAGCCAGGACAGCTATAGGTTATACCCAGGACAAGCGTTACATCATCCTGCTGGTCGTAGACAAGAGTAAGCCCAACTCTATAGGCCTGACGTATAATGAACTGGCACAGGAGATGAAATCTCTGGGGGCATATAATGCCATGAGTTTTGACGGCGGAGGATCTTCTTCCATGGTAGCAAGGCCTTACGGCGATACTGAATTAATAACTGTAGCCAATGGAAGTCAGGGAAATTGGACAAGACCTGTAGTAAGCGGTCTTGGGATATTCAGCACGGCACCCTCAAGTGGCGTGGCAAAACTGGTGTTAAAAGCAGATGATTACAACACATACCCCGGCGTGCCAAGGACTATAAAGGTAGTCGCATTGGATTCCCATGAAAACCCTGTAAACATCGATACATCCAAAATAACATTTAATGTACAAGGCTCTACAGGAACTATGGACGGCAATGTGTTTACGCCTGACTCCCCAGGCGTTGCGGTGATATCAGCGGTTTACGAAAACATATCTAGCAGTATTTCCATAAACGTCCTTGAAGATGTGGCAGAATTAAAAGCATCTTCAATCGTGGCAAACCCAGGTCAGAAAAAAGATGTAGTTATATACGCAAAAGACAGCAGAGGAAAAAGAGCGCAATTGACCTTAAAAGACGTTAATTACAAAATCTACGGCGACGTAGGTACTGTCGACGGTATTGCGTTTATAGCGGGCAAATACAACAGAACAGGTGCTATTTCTGTAGAATTCATGGGATACAGGTTAAACATACCCGTCAAAGTAGGTACAGGTTCCCAATTCGACTCAAGCCAGTTGCCTCAGGCTACTAATTTTATAGACATAGACAAAGGCAATCGAGAGATAACAGATCCGGACCTCAAAATAGCTGTCATAGGTCAAACAAAAGTAAAAACCTTATTTGACCTATTGATGTTAAGGAATTTCATAGAGGAAGCCAATAAAAACAATACGCTGGTCGTAGCCATGGGGGATAATGAAAGCAATTTGTTAAAAGAATTGAACATAACTCCTATCGTCACCACAAACAAAGGCTCATATACATACGGAAATTCTACTTTTATAGTTCTGAACACCTCCAAAGGCGGCATCAAAGACACAGATCCTGCCCAATGGCCATGGTTTAAAGATCAGCTTCAAAAGGTTAAGACCGACAACGTATTCATAGTACTGCCCACCAACGTATGGGGAACAGGTGGCTTCAAAGATCCGGAAGAATCTCGATTATTTGAAGACGTATTGATGAACATAAAAAACAGCGGCAAAAATGTCTGGATACTTCAAAACGGCTATGATAGGGTATACACCACTGTCAACGACGGAATAAGGTACATATCCACCAACGGTTTATCTAACAGCTCTCTGAAAAACATTCACGGCAATGTATACATCAACATCTACGTAAAAGGAAACGTCATCTCCTACACCGTAAACCCCATATTTAAATAG
- the yyaC gene encoding spore protease YyaC: protein MAYTSHIDERINHTHPQAINFLAKMLQRLFIGYNDVFLCIGTDKYIGDALGPLVGDKLTKMHRDLMVYGTLKEPVHAVNIVKTLHLVRKKHPQSRIVAIDACLGEPSSIGDICIKDQPLFPGKGVGKNLPPVGEISIVGIVDVYDDMYSLRNTRLNLVMDMADVISKSIYSALHSL from the coding sequence ATGGCCTATACATCCCACATCGATGAGAGAATAAATCACACTCATCCCCAAGCCATTAACTTTTTAGCTAAAATGCTCCAGCGCCTTTTTATAGGATATAACGACGTATTTCTGTGCATCGGAACCGATAAATACATAGGAGACGCATTAGGTCCCCTGGTCGGAGACAAACTTACAAAGATGCACCGCGATCTCATGGTCTACGGCACGTTAAAAGAACCGGTTCACGCTGTCAACATAGTAAAAACGCTCCACCTTGTTAGGAAAAAACACCCTCAATCCCGTATTGTGGCTATAGATGCATGTCTTGGGGAACCATCCAGTATAGGTGACATATGTATAAAGGATCAGCCATTGTTTCCGGGAAAAGGGGTTGGGAAAAACCTCCCCCCTGTAGGTGAAATTTCCATCGTGGGCATTGTGGACGTATATGATGATATGTACTCATTGCGCAATACCCGGCTTAACCTGGTCATGGATATGGCTGACGTAATATCTAAAAGTATATATTCAGCATTACATAGCCTTTAA
- a CDS encoding Lrp/AsnC family transcriptional regulator, whose product MDKCLDIIELLYENSRLTDEQIAAMTGLDLSEVKDIIKKLEDDKVLLKYRALVNWEKTQKDVVHALIEVRVTPQQGHGFNAIAERICQFDEVTSVSLVSGGYDLAVEVEGKTMKEIALFVAERLAPLDGVLSTATHFILKKYKQEGVLFTDGPEDQRLVVTP is encoded by the coding sequence ATGGACAAATGTTTGGACATAATTGAGCTCCTCTACGAAAACAGCAGGCTCACCGACGAACAAATCGCCGCAATGACAGGACTAGATCTTAGCGAAGTGAAGGATATAATTAAAAAACTGGAAGATGACAAGGTGCTTTTAAAATACAGAGCACTGGTTAACTGGGAAAAAACGCAAAAAGACGTAGTTCACGCCTTAATAGAAGTAAGGGTCACACCGCAACAGGGACATGGCTTTAACGCCATAGCTGAAAGAATATGCCAGTTTGATGAAGTGACATCGGTGTCACTGGTATCAGGGGGATACGACCTGGCAGTAGAAGTAGAGGGAAAAACGATGAAAGAGATCGCTTTGTTTGTAGCAGAACGCTTGGCTCCTTTAGACGGCGTATTGAGTACAGCAACCCATTTTATACTGAAAAAATACAAGCAAGAGGGTGTTCTCTTCACCGATGGACCTGAAGACCAGAGATTGGTGGTAACACCATGA
- a CDS encoding methyl-accepting chemotaxis protein, whose amino-acid sequence MKKQGFNLSLSFTLRREIILLFVLFFTIILFLSLFTYINVMMNMENLSHTKNMVSSQIVKFNMLAVEVSSFNDNLSNYLSGNYTAQTLQYDASNIDSQLKDFKDTLEEAKGTAYYNDFSSKMNSLLETSKNVLNNAKKLSNNPDKDASLIGSIMVDSKTLSDILTQFNISFTKYYTDRFNSMIANYQRVKSFSLVIGIAAVLLSLIGGIRLLVKLNIFVKNIHENVESIERSAKSVSSKSSNIQEMSKNNTISLKEATDSLNSLVDGVKQITSGVSEVVQAISTVSTVNDQLVSSSDALKESVSEAVNEIKEMSHRVKESSKSVADTVQSLNFIMQEIDSSSEEIATLNSKIQQIGEILNVIQSISSQTNLLALNASIEAARAGAHGKGFAVVATEIRKLASQSAENADNINAIVKDVMEYAYRASAKIRDNLSKSKSAVEKVYAVNGLFKRIMEIFDTITSMVASVEEISAENVDSVRKSQQGVEQVMAVSEEISAQVQELLAASEQIQEMLNAVNENNRKNVNEIYEQINDINVQNKNLSEIMSALKAM is encoded by the coding sequence TTGAAAAAACAAGGGTTTAACTTATCTTTGAGCTTTACGTTGAGGCGAGAAATTATACTGTTGTTTGTATTATTTTTCACCATCATTTTATTTCTTTCACTTTTCACATATATCAACGTAATGATGAATATGGAAAACTTAAGCCACACCAAGAATATGGTCTCCAGCCAGATTGTAAAATTTAATATGCTGGCGGTTGAGGTTTCATCCTTTAACGATAATTTGAGTAATTATCTATCTGGCAATTATACGGCTCAGACTTTGCAATACGATGCTTCTAATATAGATAGCCAGCTAAAGGATTTTAAGGATACGCTGGAAGAAGCTAAAGGTACTGCTTATTACAATGACTTCAGTTCGAAGATGAATTCGTTGTTGGAGACCAGCAAGAACGTGTTGAATAACGCTAAAAAACTGTCCAATAACCCCGATAAAGACGCTAGTCTGATAGGCAGTATTATGGTGGATTCTAAGACCTTGTCGGATATACTGACGCAGTTTAATATAAGTTTCACGAAATACTATACCGATCGGTTTAATAGCATGATAGCCAATTATCAGAGGGTCAAGAGTTTTTCGCTGGTAATAGGGATAGCGGCAGTACTGTTGAGCCTTATAGGTGGTATAAGGCTTTTGGTAAAATTGAATATTTTTGTAAAGAATATCCACGAGAACGTTGAAAGCATAGAGCGCAGTGCAAAGAGCGTTTCCTCTAAATCCAGTAACATTCAGGAGATGTCTAAGAACAACACTATAAGCCTCAAAGAGGCTACGGATTCACTTAATTCACTGGTAGACGGTGTGAAGCAGATTACCAGTGGGGTTAGTGAAGTGGTACAAGCTATATCCACTGTGTCTACGGTAAACGATCAGCTGGTTTCTTCTTCTGACGCCTTAAAAGAGAGCGTTTCTGAAGCGGTGAATGAGATCAAAGAAATGTCCCATAGGGTAAAAGAGAGCAGCAAGAGTGTAGCTGATACAGTGCAAAGCCTTAATTTTATTATGCAGGAAATTGATTCCAGTTCAGAAGAGATAGCCACATTAAATTCCAAAATTCAACAGATTGGAGAGATCCTCAACGTCATACAGTCGATTTCTTCGCAGACAAACCTTTTGGCTTTAAATGCTTCTATCGAAGCGGCCAGAGCTGGAGCTCATGGAAAGGGATTTGCTGTGGTGGCTACGGAAATCAGAAAGCTTGCCAGTCAATCGGCAGAAAATGCCGACAACATCAATGCTATTGTAAAAGACGTAATGGAGTACGCTTATAGAGCGTCGGCGAAAATAAGGGATAATCTATCCAAATCCAAGTCAGCAGTGGAAAAGGTATACGCTGTAAACGGCCTTTTTAAGAGGATAATGGAGATTTTCGATACCATAACTTCAATGGTAGCCAGTGTGGAAGAAATATCTGCGGAAAATGTAGACAGTGTGAGAAAATCCCAGCAGGGAGTGGAACAGGTTATGGCTGTTTCAGAAGAGATTTCTGCGCAGGTACAGGAGCTGTTGGCTGCTTCTGAGCAAATCCAGGAAATGCTTAACGCTGTAAACGAAAACAACAGAAAAAATGTAAATGAAATATATGAACAGATAAACGATATAAATGTGCAGAATAAAAATTTGTCAGAGATTATGTCTGCGTTAAAGGCTATGTAA
- a CDS encoding LacI family DNA-binding transcriptional regulator, which translates to MKIKVTIKDVAKRSGVSISTVSRVLNNSKPVSPEIRQRVLEAIRETGYRPNLLARGLVLRKTNIIGIIVPDISNAYYSELVKGTEEISNMYNYSILLCNTYGELKKEMEYLNLLTEKQVDGIIFMTTNLTEEHVRWFKENDVKSVFVNRHIEGMDIPYVSIDNYNAAYDATNYLIELGHEKIAYIGGPLSDEILGMKRFEGYKQALYDAGIDFRQELVRVSKIGIKSGYEAMGDILDVHKDITAVFAANDIMAIGAVNCILDRGYKIPQDISVVGFDDIPFASIIRPALTTIRQPIYDIGAVAARMLIKKLNGEKLDEISVNLPYQLIERDTSAKAKKRRK; encoded by the coding sequence TTGAAAATAAAAGTCACTATTAAAGATGTGGCTAAGCGTTCTGGTGTTTCTATTTCAACTGTGTCCAGGGTTTTGAATAATTCCAAACCCGTTTCTCCTGAGATAAGGCAAAGGGTACTTGAGGCCATAAGGGAGACAGGTTATAGGCCTAACCTGTTGGCTAGGGGTCTCGTCTTGAGGAAGACGAATATCATAGGAATTATCGTGCCTGATATATCTAACGCCTATTACTCAGAGTTGGTTAAGGGTACCGAAGAGATTTCCAACATGTACAATTACAGCATATTGCTTTGCAATACTTACGGCGAGCTCAAAAAGGAGATGGAGTACCTCAATCTGTTGACAGAGAAACAGGTAGACGGAATCATATTTATGACCACAAACCTCACGGAGGAACACGTCAGGTGGTTTAAAGAGAATGATGTAAAGTCGGTTTTTGTAAACAGGCACATTGAGGGCATGGATATCCCTTATGTCAGCATAGATAATTATAACGCAGCTTATGATGCTACCAATTACCTCATAGAGCTAGGCCATGAGAAAATCGCTTATATCGGCGGTCCGCTGTCTGATGAGATATTAGGGATGAAAAGGTTTGAAGGATATAAACAGGCTCTTTATGATGCCGGAATAGATTTTAGACAGGAACTGGTGCGTGTGTCTAAGATCGGCATAAAGAGCGGTTATGAAGCCATGGGAGATATTCTCGATGTTCACAAGGATATAACGGCGGTGTTTGCGGCCAATGACATCATGGCTATAGGTGCTGTAAATTGTATTCTGGATAGGGGTTATAAGATACCTCAGGATATCTCTGTAGTCGGCTTTGACGATATACCTTTTGCTTCGATAATAAGGCCGGCGCTTACCACGATCAGGCAGCCTATATACGATATAGGTGCGGTGGCTGCCCGAATGCTTATAAAGAAATTGAATGGTGAAAAATTGGACGAGATCTCTGTGAACTTGCCTTATCAGTTGATTGAAAGAGATACCAGTGCGAAAGCAAAAAAGAGAAGAAAGTGA